In Leptospira ellinghausenii, the following proteins share a genomic window:
- the ppk1 gene encoding polyphosphate kinase 1, giving the protein MTANPTEKIEMGNQNIFFDRELSWIDFNYRVLEESFDKENPLLERLKFLCITESNLDEFFMVRVAGLLNLKNAGIEEKSLNGKRTSETIAELYSKVGQFVKKQYESLDEILVELKQNKIVVVQDPSELAGDDIQFVKNYYKREVSSILTPLAIDPSHPFPHILNRTLNLGITLYSDDDKNKIKELFAIVQVPSVLPRFLQLPPNRESDTRRYFPLEEIIKLHLGDLFYGMNVKQIHTFKIVRDADISINEEQNIGDLLTTMKNELKNRMWGDAVRLDVHSGAGHIKELLRGLLELEEYQVMEIPTLLSLNDMMFFQSLEKTSHLKYSYPVPKSGFAAKKSESIFSEIRKNDHLLHHPYESFKSIEDMLKIASQDPKVLAIKMTLYRTSGDSPIIQYLGEAAENGKQVTVLVELKARFDEERNIRWAKKLEDSGVHVVYGVVGLKIHCKMLLIVRREEDKLNRYVHLGTGNYNSTTARYYTDISLFTANPEITEDVAILFNTITSSGKMPRLSKIYAAPTFLKEEFLRLIQRETDNAKSGKQARVIFKMNSLVDPDVILKLYEASQAGVKIDLIIRGICCLRPGIPGVSDRINVRSIVGRYLEHSRIYSFENGGKPEVYLASADCMPRNFLRRIEVMFPILQDKHKKRIAKILELLLRDNTQARILESDGSYTRLTPGDDDPAVNSQIDMVDI; this is encoded by the coding sequence ATGACTGCTAACCCTACAGAAAAAATAGAAATGGGGAACCAAAATATCTTTTTCGACCGCGAACTTTCCTGGATCGACTTCAATTACCGTGTACTCGAAGAATCCTTTGATAAAGAAAATCCACTCCTCGAACGCCTTAAATTTTTATGCATCACTGAATCCAATTTGGATGAGTTTTTTATGGTTCGTGTGGCGGGCCTACTCAATTTGAAAAATGCGGGAATCGAAGAAAAAAGCCTCAATGGAAAAAGAACTTCAGAAACCATCGCAGAACTTTATTCGAAAGTTGGCCAATTTGTTAAAAAACAATACGAATCTCTCGATGAGATCTTAGTCGAATTAAAACAAAACAAAATTGTGGTCGTCCAAGATCCAAGTGAACTTGCAGGTGATGACATTCAGTTTGTAAAAAATTATTACAAACGCGAAGTATCATCTATTCTCACTCCACTAGCCATCGATCCGTCTCACCCCTTCCCACATATTCTCAATCGAACGCTAAATCTTGGGATCACATTGTATTCAGATGATGACAAAAACAAAATTAAGGAACTATTTGCCATTGTCCAGGTGCCGAGTGTATTACCTAGATTTTTGCAATTACCTCCCAACCGAGAAAGTGATACAAGAAGGTATTTCCCATTAGAAGAAATCATCAAACTCCACTTAGGTGATTTGTTTTATGGAATGAATGTAAAACAAATCCATACCTTTAAGATTGTAAGAGATGCAGATATCTCAATCAATGAGGAACAAAACATTGGTGACCTTCTCACCACCATGAAAAATGAATTAAAAAACAGAATGTGGGGTGATGCTGTTCGTTTGGATGTCCACTCAGGTGCAGGCCATATCAAAGAACTACTCCGTGGTTTATTGGAACTCGAAGAATACCAAGTAATGGAGATCCCCACCTTACTTAGTTTAAACGACATGATGTTCTTCCAAAGTTTGGAAAAAACAAGCCATTTAAAGTATTCCTATCCAGTTCCAAAATCTGGTTTTGCAGCCAAAAAAAGTGAATCTATTTTTTCTGAAATTCGAAAAAATGATCACTTACTCCATCACCCATATGAAAGTTTTAAATCGATAGAAGACATGTTAAAAATTGCAAGCCAAGACCCAAAGGTTCTTGCGATTAAAATGACATTGTACCGAACTTCTGGAGATTCGCCTATCATACAATACTTAGGTGAAGCGGCCGAGAATGGAAAACAAGTAACAGTACTTGTGGAACTAAAAGCTCGATTTGATGAAGAAAGGAACATACGTTGGGCAAAAAAATTAGAAGATAGTGGAGTTCACGTTGTATATGGTGTTGTAGGTCTTAAAATCCATTGTAAGATGTTACTCATTGTTCGTAGAGAAGAAGACAAACTAAACCGTTATGTCCACCTTGGAACAGGGAACTATAATTCAACAACAGCAAGGTATTATACAGACATTAGTTTGTTCACAGCAAATCCCGAGATCACAGAAGATGTGGCCATTCTCTTTAACACAATCACAAGTTCAGGCAAAATGCCTAGGCTCTCTAAAATTTATGCGGCACCAACCTTTCTGAAAGAAGAGTTTTTACGACTCATCCAAAGAGAAACTGACAACGCAAAATCAGGAAAACAAGCTCGTGTCATTTTCAAAATGAACTCACTTGTTGACCCAGATGTGATTTTGAAACTTTATGAAGCATCCCAAGCAGGCGTAAAAATCGATTTGATTATCAGAGGAATTTGTTGTTTACGACCAGGAATTCCAGGTGTTTCCGATCGTATAAATGTTCGTTCGATTGTTGGTAGGTATTTGGAACATTCCAGAATTTATAGTTTTGAAAATGGTGGGAAACCGGAAGTTTACTTAGCTTCTGCAGATTGTATGCCAAGAAACTTCCTTCGGCGAATCGAAGTCATGTTTCCGATCTTACAAGACAAACATAAAAAACGAATCGCAAAAATACTAGAATTACTCCTACGAGACAATACACAAGCGCGAATATTGGAATCAGACGGAAGTTATACGAGACTCACTCCAGGTGATGATGATCCTGCTGTGAACTCACAAATTGATATGGTTGATATCTAA
- a CDS encoding class I SAM-dependent methyltransferase yields MKSCILCQSTESKTVFNENGTPILECQNCGHVYSSYEQEEHYEGYWDGAEQTYDLEWWDNAHRAVYADFIKTYLGESKGNLLDVGCGLGFFVKAVLTKKPGWTAVGYEISKQAVKFANEQNGMKTVYAGLVQDSKLPKESFDIITLWDVIEHIPKPHSLLTYLHGLLKPGGVLFLQTPNFPIQLAKANLKVKLKGMKEGVHYLEAKDHVNNYKMATLAELGKQCGFTKPEYKVLMPILSVSGSKSKLAVYVKLAYYFFTKLVFTLSFKTINWNNTLFLTLKKP; encoded by the coding sequence ATGAAATCTTGTATCCTTTGCCAATCAACCGAGTCCAAAACTGTTTTTAATGAAAATGGAACTCCCATTTTGGAATGCCAAAATTGTGGCCATGTCTATTCTTCTTATGAACAAGAAGAACACTACGAAGGGTATTGGGACGGCGCAGAACAAACGTATGATTTGGAATGGTGGGACAACGCGCATAGAGCTGTGTATGCTGACTTCATCAAAACCTATTTAGGAGAATCCAAAGGAAATCTTTTGGATGTAGGTTGTGGGTTGGGATTTTTTGTCAAAGCTGTCCTGACAAAAAAACCAGGTTGGACTGCTGTAGGGTATGAGATATCCAAACAAGCAGTCAAGTTTGCCAACGAACAAAATGGTATGAAAACTGTGTATGCAGGCCTTGTTCAGGATTCCAAACTACCAAAAGAAAGTTTTGATATCATTACACTTTGGGATGTGATTGAACACATTCCAAAACCACACTCACTTCTCACTTATTTACATGGACTACTCAAACCTGGTGGAGTTTTATTTTTACAAACACCAAACTTCCCCATCCAATTGGCAAAAGCCAATCTTAAGGTGAAGTTAAAAGGAATGAAGGAAGGTGTGCATTACCTAGAAGCCAAAGACCATGTAAACAATTACAAAATGGCCACCTTAGCTGAACTTGGCAAACAATGTGGATTCACAAAACCAGAATACAAAGTGCTTATGCCCATCCTTTCTGTATCAGGGAGCAAAAGTAAACTGGCAGTGTATGTAAAACTTGCCTATTATTTCTTCACCAAACTTGTGTTTACGCTCAGTTTCAAAACCATCAACTGGAACAATACTTTATTTTTGACCTTGAAGAAACCTTGA
- the fliD gene encoding flagellar filament capping protein FliD — protein MPAYTMPGLMTGQNTNDIVKKLVELERRPIKRWETENEYAKMQIQIWGEVKNLTTNLQTKTRALVSFTAPFATKSVSSSVEGVITGEASRAAKSGNCSLEIIEMASKHQLSGVEIDTDIRLPEGSFTVYSGKSKETVTFPGGGLSELSSAIKNMAGSLVETSIIKIDKDSSIITLTSVKTGKKNELQFSDPNGILKLAGLVGENKAATEDTKQLLSLDGTKAKVWDLSKFKKSELETEKIVQTEEGIFLKPDTAYTIPIAVTEIKERSYLEVEVVGEGPAVMEMGMSFEKEGSVRNKFLPINKTELKYIFQAGDIASDKNLTGIIVSNSATTPIQIKSVTLVTPQAPGTAEPVKVLQEAKDLKIKIDGVEITRETNDGIADVLEGISFNVHKVTEEPVTLKIHVDHAKGSALIKEWVDAYNDLMKFSKEVTSVEKNGKISDKKESDDSKAADISRDFWDNKSKSGLLAGENSILRLIASLKTTANSYYPATKENGFRVLTDIGISTGAVGSNWEKIQDGLLQIDQEKLIAVLSENPDGVRDLFASDPNNDAKMEEGVGIRLLEILKPYNQYASGIVTSKVKLLEESVAGNNKKIKEHESHLISFEAKLKQRFLYMEQGVGKNKSVGNYLQNNMFRGNGGE, from the coding sequence ATGCCAGCATACACCATGCCGGGTCTGATGACCGGGCAAAACACAAACGATATCGTTAAAAAACTGGTTGAATTGGAACGCCGGCCCATCAAACGATGGGAGACCGAAAATGAATATGCCAAAATGCAGATTCAGATTTGGGGAGAGGTCAAGAACCTAACGACCAACTTACAAACCAAAACCAGAGCCCTTGTTTCGTTTACAGCTCCATTTGCTACCAAATCCGTGTCCTCTTCTGTGGAAGGAGTGATCACTGGGGAAGCATCCCGTGCTGCCAAGTCAGGAAATTGCTCACTTGAAATCATTGAAATGGCAAGTAAACACCAGTTATCTGGTGTTGAAATTGATACAGACATTCGACTTCCTGAAGGAAGTTTTACCGTGTATTCTGGTAAATCGAAAGAAACAGTGACTTTCCCAGGTGGAGGGTTATCTGAACTTTCGAGTGCCATTAAGAATATGGCAGGTAGTTTAGTTGAAACTTCCATTATCAAAATTGATAAAGATTCTTCTATTATCACATTAACATCCGTTAAAACAGGTAAAAAAAACGAACTTCAGTTTTCAGATCCAAATGGAATTTTGAAACTTGCTGGACTTGTTGGCGAAAATAAAGCCGCTACAGAAGACACGAAACAACTTCTTTCCCTCGATGGCACAAAAGCCAAAGTTTGGGACCTATCAAAATTTAAAAAATCAGAATTAGAAACTGAAAAAATCGTACAAACCGAAGAAGGAATTTTTCTAAAACCAGATACAGCATATACAATTCCCATTGCTGTTACCGAAATCAAAGAACGTTCTTACCTGGAAGTGGAAGTTGTGGGGGAAGGTCCTGCTGTCATGGAGATGGGGATGAGTTTTGAAAAGGAAGGGAGTGTGCGTAATAAATTCCTTCCCATTAACAAAACAGAATTAAAATATATTTTCCAAGCAGGTGATATTGCGAGTGATAAAAACCTCACAGGGATCATTGTTTCCAATTCTGCCACAACACCTATCCAAATCAAATCGGTAACTCTTGTAACTCCCCAAGCACCTGGAACCGCGGAACCTGTGAAAGTGTTACAAGAAGCCAAAGATCTCAAAATCAAAATTGATGGAGTTGAGATCACACGAGAAACCAATGATGGCATCGCAGATGTATTAGAAGGAATTTCATTTAATGTACATAAGGTGACAGAAGAACCTGTTACTTTAAAAATCCATGTCGACCATGCCAAAGGTTCTGCCCTTATCAAAGAATGGGTAGATGCTTATAATGATTTGATGAAGTTCTCCAAAGAAGTAACTTCAGTTGAAAAAAATGGAAAAATTTCTGATAAGAAAGAAAGTGATGATTCCAAAGCTGCTGATATTTCTCGTGATTTTTGGGATAATAAATCTAAATCCGGGCTTCTTGCTGGTGAAAATTCCATTTTACGCCTCATCGCTTCTTTGAAAACAACAGCTAACTCGTATTATCCTGCCACTAAAGAAAATGGATTCCGTGTTTTGACAGACATTGGAATTTCTACTGGTGCCGTTGGATCCAACTGGGAAAAAATCCAAGATGGTTTGTTACAAATCGACCAAGAAAAACTCATAGCAGTTTTATCTGAAAATCCAGATGGAGTTAGGGATTTGTTTGCATCTGATCCGAATAATGATGCGAAGATGGAAGAGGGAGTTGGGATTAGACTTCTCGAAATTCTAAAACCTTATAACCAATATGCTTCTGGTATAGTGACAAGTAAGGTAAAACTCTTAGAAGAAAGTGTTGCAGGAAATAACAAAAAAATCAAAGAACATGAATCCCATCTCATTAGTTTTGAAGCCAAATTAAAACAAAGATTTCTCTACATGGAACAAGGTGTAGGAAAAAACAAATCAGTTGGGAACTATTTACAGAATAATATGTTTAGAGGGAACGGTGGAGAATGA
- the dapF gene encoding diaminopimelate epimerase, producing MKINFTKMEGIGNDYVYIDATKNDIRLTPEQIQKLSDRNFGIGGDGVIFIRNSNAGEFQMDMYNSDGSSSEMCGNGVRCVGKFVYDHGLTKNQKPTIETGKGVLTLDLKTGTSGKVDMVTVDMGEPILKPSLVPIVWPGEDPVINQEIEVQGKKYRFTAVSMGNPHCVIYVDDADAFPVREIGPIIENHPLFPRRVNVEFVSVRGKDHLYQRTWERGTGETLACGTGACAVTVASILNGKTGRSVRIDLRGGTLHVDWKENGSVMMTGPAKEVFSGEVEI from the coding sequence ATGAAAATCAACTTCACCAAAATGGAAGGGATCGGAAACGACTACGTATACATTGATGCTACGAAAAACGACATCCGACTCACACCAGAACAAATCCAAAAACTATCCGACCGTAATTTTGGGATCGGTGGCGATGGCGTGATTTTCATCCGTAATTCGAATGCTGGCGAATTCCAAATGGACATGTACAATTCCGATGGAAGTTCCTCTGAAATGTGTGGGAACGGAGTCCGTTGTGTTGGTAAATTTGTGTATGACCATGGACTAACCAAAAACCAAAAACCAACCATCGAAACGGGGAAAGGTGTTCTCACTTTAGATTTAAAAACAGGAACGAGTGGGAAAGTTGATATGGTGACTGTGGATATGGGCGAACCCATTCTCAAACCTTCACTTGTGCCAATTGTTTGGCCAGGGGAAGATCCTGTGATCAACCAAGAAATCGAAGTCCAAGGGAAAAAATATCGTTTTACTGCTGTTAGTATGGGAAACCCACATTGTGTCATTTATGTGGATGATGCTGATGCCTTCCCTGTAAGAGAAATTGGTCCCATTATTGAAAACCATCCACTATTCCCAAGACGAGTGAATGTTGAATTTGTATCAGTCCGAGGAAAAGACCATCTCTACCAAAGGACTTGGGAAAGGGGAACGGGAGAAACCTTGGCCTGCGGAACGGGGGCATGTGCTGTGACAGTTGCTTCCATTCTCAATGGGAAAACCGGACGTTCTGTCCGCATCGATCTAAGAGGTGGTACCCTTCATGTGGACTGGAAAGAAAATGGATCTGTGATGATGACAGGTCCTGCGAAAGAAGTGTTTTCGGGAGAAGTGGAAATCTAG
- a CDS encoding HAD family hydrolase — protein sequence MALFLDLDNTILPSKEAYAYAIAECAKDWDERKLGGSFLELYEAARKQVKSQLKHHSSNRLRLLCFKLMWERMRSTQRNGFQTQDIDGVLWMEDRYFFHFLSYFAEEKKKERYQTFLFPLLVSLSKEFPIYLTTNETLRTQLLKVRGFLPDTFRFTLITSEEVGFEKPSKEFFQYVLQRAGEDPTDCILIGDSWEDDILGANSHGISGIHIPEMWGEGDEVNPLGVDETTSFQKDLDGQTSPNQIWRASNTVSGLTFARSRFLQGQK from the coding sequence ATGGCTTTATTTTTAGATTTAGACAATACCATTTTACCATCCAAAGAAGCATATGCATACGCAATCGCAGAATGTGCCAAAGATTGGGACGAGCGTAAGTTAGGTGGAAGTTTCTTGGAGTTATATGAAGCGGCAAGAAAACAAGTGAAGTCCCAACTCAAACACCATAGTTCAAACCGCCTCAGATTGTTATGTTTTAAATTGATGTGGGAGAGGATGAGGTCTACTCAAAGGAATGGGTTCCAAACGCAAGACATAGATGGTGTATTATGGATGGAAGATCGGTATTTTTTTCATTTTCTCTCGTATTTTGCAGAAGAAAAAAAGAAAGAGAGATACCAAACTTTTTTATTTCCCCTGTTAGTTTCTCTCTCAAAGGAATTTCCCATTTACCTCACAACAAATGAAACCCTTCGTACGCAGTTGTTGAAGGTCCGAGGATTTTTGCCTGATACGTTTCGTTTTACACTCATCACTTCAGAGGAAGTGGGATTTGAAAAACCATCAAAAGAGTTCTTTCAATATGTGTTACAAAGAGCCGGAGAAGATCCCACGGATTGTATCCTCATAGGAGATAGTTGGGAAGATGATATTCTGGGAGCCAACTCCCATGGAATCTCAGGAATCCATATTCCCGAGATGTGGGGAGAGGGAGATGAGGTGAATCCTTTGGGTGTAGACGAAACAACTTCTTTTCAGAAGGATCTGGATGGCCAAACCAGCCCAAATCAAATCTGGAGGGCATCCAATACCGTTTCAGGGTTAACCTTTGCTAGATCAAGGTTTCTTCAAGGTCAAAAATAA